CCGCCGCCAACCTTGCGGTAGGTATTCAGGAACGTCATCATGTCCCGCTGCGAAGCACCCTCAACAAAGATGTCGCCGCGCGTGACCAAGGCGGCAGATGCCCAGGACGCGGATTCGTTGCGGTCCGGGAGTGCGCGGTGGTTGTAGCCACCAAGGTCCTTGGCGCCCTCAATCCGGATGGTCCGGTCAGTCTGGACGCTGATAATGGCGCCCATTTTCTGCAGGACCGCAATGAGGTCGATGATCTCCGGTTCCGTGGCCGCACCAATGAGTTCGGTGATGCCCTCGGCGCGCGTGGCGCTGAGCAGCACCTGCTCAGTGGCTCCAACTGACGGATACGGCAGCGAAATCTTGGCTCCGTGCAGACCGTTGGGGGCGGAGATATGAATACCGCCCGGACGCTTTTCCACCACGGCACCAAATTGGCGCAGGACGTTCAGGTGGTAGTCGATGGGCCTGTCGCCGATCTTGCAACCACCAAGGTCGGGGATGAAGGCCTCGCCGATCGCATGGATCAGGGGTCCGCACAGCAGGATGGGAATCCGCGAATCGCCCGCGTGCGCATCAATTGCTGTACTGGAGGCCGTCTTGGCATCCTTGGGATCCAAGGTGAGGTCTCCCGTCACCGGATCCTTTACGACGGTTACGCCATGCAGCTGCAGCAGGCTGGTGACAACCTCGACATCCTTGATTTCCGGCACGTTCCTCAGCACCGATGGTTCGCTGCCCAGCAACGCCGCCACCATGGCCTTTGGCACCAGGTTCTTGGCACCGCGAACGGTCACTCGTCCTGTTAATGGGACGCCACCGCGGATTGTCAGAACACTACTCATCTATACCGGTTTCCTCACGACTACTCGCCCCCCAAACTTACAAAGGCTCCAGCTAAGCATAGAAGCTCGCTTTACCGAACCGAAATGGAACCGCCCGACACCCCGCCTTTCACGCTCCAGGCGCACGCCAATGAAAAAGGACCGGCGGGGCCCCTTTGAGGGGGCCCTGCCGGTCCGAAAACCGCAGCGTTGCGACCTGGCGTCGGAGGCTACTGGGCTTGAACCTTCGCGGGAAGCGTCTTCGGCTTGAAGGACGGGCGTGTGGCCTCGTAGGCCGTGATGTCTGCCTCATGCTGGAGGGTCAGGCCAATGTCATCGAGACCTTCCAGGAGGCGCCAGCGGGTGTAGTCGTCGATCTCGAACGGCGCCACCACATTGCCGCACTCAACCGTTTTGGAAACCAGGTCTACCTT
This genomic interval from Paenarthrobacter aurescens TC1 contains the following:
- the murA gene encoding UDP-N-acetylglucosamine 1-carboxyvinyltransferase (identified by match to protein family HMM PF00275; match to protein family HMM TIGR01072) codes for the protein MSSVLTIRGGVPLTGRVTVRGAKNLVPKAMVAALLGSEPSVLRNVPEIKDVEVVTSLLQLHGVTVVKDPVTGDLTLDPKDAKTASSTAIDAHAGDSRIPILLCGPLIHAIGEAFIPDLGGCKIGDRPIDYHLNVLRQFGAVVEKRPGGIHISAPNGLHGAKISLPYPSVGATEQVLLSATRAEGITELIGAATEPEIIDLIAVLQKMGAIISVQTDRTIRIEGAKDLGGYNHRALPDRNESASWASAALVTRGDIFVEGASQRDMMTFLNTYRKVGGGMDIGDDGIRFYHQGGKLSPLVLETDVHPGFMTDWQQPLVVALTQAEGVSIVHETVYENRFGFTEALARMGANIQVHRECLGSVPCRFGQRNFLHSAVISGPTPLRGTDIDIPDLRGGFSHLIAALAATGTSRVTGIDIINRGYERFTEKLAGLGADFDITTTK